A single Primulina eburnea isolate SZY01 chromosome 11, ASM2296580v1, whole genome shotgun sequence DNA region contains:
- the LOC140804253 gene encoding kinetochore protein SPC24 homolog isoform X1, protein MFCSFFTLNLDSREKDLLGRMGESSRKMDIEELMKYSNNLIDFLKDEKDIVGLQHFLRHSKALQSQCDKDLNEVQLSIEDYKKKIEACKQEEAAAESESVADVELDLLEKELEERQKVERMLREELRVTVNGIDDLELQRANLEEQRQTLKKSEQDELRAEMKLSMHASVTNIIPNLDDLSKISGYIVVRDKKVVDNFEFDRAKHSAFDACNGIWKMMKLQ, encoded by the exons GAGAGAAAGATTTGCTGGGTAGAATGGGCGAGTCATCGAGGAAGATGGATATTGAAGAGTTGATGAAGTACAGCAACAACTTGatagatttcttgaaagacgagaaggacattgtTGGTCTCCAGCATTTTCTGCGCCATTCCAAAGCTCTTCAGTCTCAGTGCGATAAAGATCTCAACGAAGTACAATTATCCATTGAAG ACTACAAAAAGAAGATAGAAGCATGCAAGCAGGAAGAAGCAGCTGCAGAATCCGAAAGCGTTGCTGATGTAGAACTAGATTTGCTCGAAAAAGAATTGGAAGAGAGACAAAAAGTAGAACGAATGCTTAGAGAAGAGCTTAGA GTAACGGTCAATGGAATTGATGATCTAGAGCTTCAAAGGGCCAATCTTGAAGAACAAAGGCAGACCCTTAAGAAATCCGAGCAAGATGAACTGAGAGCTGA GATGAAGCTTTCAATGCATGCGTCTGTCACAAACATAATCCCAAACTTGGATGATCTATCCAAAATATCAGGCT ATATCGTGGTGAGAGATAAGAAAGTAGTTGACAATTTTGAGTTTGATCGAGCCAAGCATTCTGCCTTTGATGCATGTAATGGTATCTGGAAAATGATGAAGTTGCAATGA
- the LOC140804253 gene encoding kinetochore protein SPC24 homolog isoform X2, with protein sequence MLQFVSGDSQEVQLCLTDKIYDLSCVCCAEFSLSSSDYKKKIEACKQEEAAAESESVADVELDLLEKELEERQKVERMLREELRVTVNGIDDLELQRANLEEQRQTLKKSEQDELRAEMKLSMHASVTNIIPNLDDLSKISGYIVVRDKKVVDNFEFDRAKHSAFDACNGIWKMMKLQ encoded by the exons ATGCTTCAATTCGTGTCTGGCGACAGCCAAGAAGTACAATTATG TTTGACAGACAAGATCTATGATTTGAGCTGTGTTTGTTGTGCAGAATTTTCTCTCTCGAGCTCAG ACTACAAAAAGAAGATAGAAGCATGCAAGCAGGAAGAAGCAGCTGCAGAATCCGAAAGCGTTGCTGATGTAGAACTAGATTTGCTCGAAAAAGAATTGGAAGAGAGACAAAAAGTAGAACGAATGCTTAGAGAAGAGCTTAGA GTAACGGTCAATGGAATTGATGATCTAGAGCTTCAAAGGGCCAATCTTGAAGAACAAAGGCAGACCCTTAAGAAATCCGAGCAAGATGAACTGAGAGCTGA GATGAAGCTTTCAATGCATGCGTCTGTCACAAACATAATCCCAAACTTGGATGATCTATCCAAAATATCAGGCT ATATCGTGGTGAGAGATAAGAAAGTAGTTGACAATTTTGAGTTTGATCGAGCCAAGCATTCTGCCTTTGATGCATGTAATGGTATCTGGAAAATGATGAAGTTGCAATGA